From a region of the Mycobacteroides saopaulense genome:
- a CDS encoding ArnT family glycosyltransferase produces the protein MTRERISVGLLLIGTAAAYLINLGSNGWANSFYSAAVQAGSVSWKAAFFGSSDAANSITVDKPPASLWLMELSARVFGLSSWSILVPQVLLGVASVGLLYVTIRRYFGHGAGLLAGLVLAITPVAVLMFRFNNPDALLVFLMIAAVWAAMRAIEDGRSRWPLLVGVLVGFGFLTKQLQVLLVIPPIALTYLIAGPVSPGKRLAQLAGSAAAAVVSAGWWIVTVELWPPGSRPWIGGSPDNSILELTLGYNGLGRINGNEKGSASGPRDEMYGFGGHFGSEPGIGRLFQPALGGQIAWLLPTAVVLALLGLFLLRKESRTDTRRAVLMVFGLWVLTTGAVFSYMQGIFHPYYSVALAPAVAALVGSGSALAWSQREKSWVRASLAGALLVTVAMTWLLLGRSPDFQPWLRWAILVLGVLTLVGIVSNRYPKVTAAVAIIMALAGPAAYSIQTIATPHSGALPSAGPEVKGGGFPGFPDADFPERHRPESERATKAGGGLLDGSTPGPNIVAALENNADRYTWVAAAVGSNRASGYQLATRLPVMAIGGFNGTDPSPTLAQFQQYVADGQIHYFLDGDHGGEGFGAPGSETSKSIQEWVQKTFAKRTIDDVDVYDLTMVR, from the coding sequence ATGACGCGGGAGCGGATCAGCGTTGGTCTTCTGCTGATCGGCACCGCGGCGGCATACCTGATAAACCTTGGCTCCAACGGTTGGGCTAATTCGTTCTATTCAGCTGCGGTGCAGGCGGGTTCGGTCTCCTGGAAGGCCGCGTTCTTCGGGTCCTCGGATGCCGCCAACTCGATCACCGTCGACAAGCCACCGGCGTCGCTGTGGCTGATGGAGCTCTCGGCGCGTGTCTTCGGGCTCAGCAGCTGGAGCATCCTGGTGCCCCAGGTGCTGCTGGGCGTGGCCTCGGTCGGTCTGCTGTACGTGACCATTCGCCGCTACTTCGGCCATGGGGCGGGCCTACTGGCCGGGCTGGTGCTCGCGATCACGCCGGTGGCGGTGCTGATGTTCCGGTTCAACAATCCGGACGCGTTGCTGGTCTTCCTGATGATCGCCGCGGTGTGGGCGGCGATGCGCGCCATCGAAGATGGCCGCAGCCGTTGGCCGCTGTTGGTCGGGGTGCTGGTCGGCTTCGGATTCCTGACCAAGCAACTGCAGGTCCTACTGGTCATCCCGCCCATCGCGCTGACCTACCTGATCGCCGGGCCGGTGAGCCCGGGGAAGAGGTTGGCTCAGCTCGCCGGGTCTGCCGCCGCAGCAGTGGTTTCCGCGGGATGGTGGATCGTCACGGTAGAACTGTGGCCACCGGGCTCGCGTCCCTGGATCGGCGGGTCGCCTGACAATTCGATTCTTGAGCTCACCCTCGGCTACAACGGGCTGGGCCGGATCAACGGAAACGAAAAGGGCAGTGCTTCGGGTCCGCGCGACGAGATGTACGGATTCGGTGGTCATTTCGGGAGTGAACCCGGAATCGGCAGACTGTTCCAGCCCGCGTTGGGTGGGCAGATCGCCTGGCTGCTGCCGACCGCCGTGGTCCTCGCACTACTGGGGTTATTCCTACTGCGCAAGGAATCGCGGACGGACACCCGCCGCGCGGTGCTGATGGTTTTCGGTCTGTGGGTGCTCACCACGGGTGCGGTGTTCAGCTACATGCAGGGCATCTTCCACCCGTACTATTCGGTGGCACTGGCGCCCGCGGTCGCCGCACTCGTCGGCTCCGGTTCGGCGCTGGCCTGGAGTCAACGCGAAAAGTCCTGGGTAAGAGCGTCTCTGGCGGGCGCGCTGCTGGTGACCGTGGCGATGACCTGGTTGCTGCTGGGGCGTTCACCTGACTTCCAGCCGTGGCTGCGTTGGGCGATCCTGGTCCTCGGTGTTCTGACGCTGGTCGGCATAGTGAGCAACAGATACCCCAAGGTGACCGCGGCGGTGGCAATCATCATGGCTCTGGCCGGCCCGGCGGCCTATTCGATTCAGACCATCGCGACACCGCACAGCGGTGCACTGCCGTCGGCGGGACCCGAGGTCAAGGGCGGCGGGTTCCCTGGTTTTCCGGACGCAGATTTTCCCGAGCGGCACCGGCCCGAGTCCGAACGCGCAACGAAGGCGGGCGGTGGCCTGCTGGACGGAAGCACGCCAGGGCCCAACATCGTTGCCGCGCTGGAGAACAACGCGGACCGATACACCTGGGTGGCCGCGGCGGTCGGCTCCAACCGCGCGTCGGGATACCAGTTGGCAACCCGTCTGCCCGTGATGGCGATCGGAGGATTCAACGGCACCGATCCATCGCCGACCCTGGCGCAGTTCCAGCAATACGTGGCGGATGGCCAGATCCACTACTTCCTGGACGGTGACCACGGCGGCGAGGGTTTCGGTGCTCCGGGCAGCGAGACCTCGAAATCCATCCAGGAGTGGGTGCAGAAGACCTTTGCCAAGCGGACCATCGACGACGTCGACGTCTACGACCTCACGATGGTCCGCTAG
- a CDS encoding bifunctional glycosyltransferase family 2/GtrA family protein yields MTTVMQPLDTPTAPTAVLATVLDIVIPVYNEENDLESCVRRLHGFLANEVPYSARITIADNASTDRTLQIAHRLAAELDSVDVLHLEEKGRGRALAAAWLSSDAEVVAYCDVDLSTDLNALMPLVAPLISGHSDVAYGSRLNRNSRVVRGPKREFISRTYNLILHASLQVRFSDAQCGFKAIRTDVARQLLPLVEDKEWFFDTELLVLAERVGLRIHEVPVDWVDDPDSRVDIVDTVRKDLLGIWRLGRALMLGTLPLEELRHSLGREPLVEGVPAGMVGQLVRFGIIGVASTLAYALLFLVLHGVAGDQAANFVALLITAVLNTSANRFFTFGVRGRRDVAKHQFQGLAIFGIGLALTSGSLVAMHHLVPDASKHLLLIVLTVANLVATLIRFVGLRWVFRSANTR; encoded by the coding sequence GTGACCACCGTGATGCAGCCGCTCGACACCCCGACGGCACCGACCGCAGTCCTGGCGACCGTCCTGGACATCGTGATTCCCGTGTACAACGAGGAGAACGATCTGGAATCGTGCGTGCGCCGCCTGCACGGGTTCCTGGCCAACGAGGTTCCGTACTCGGCTCGCATCACCATCGCCGACAACGCCAGCACTGATCGGACGCTGCAGATCGCGCACCGGCTCGCTGCCGAACTCGACAGCGTGGACGTACTGCACCTTGAGGAGAAGGGGCGGGGGCGGGCCCTGGCCGCGGCTTGGTTGTCCTCGGATGCCGAGGTGGTGGCCTACTGCGATGTGGATCTGTCCACCGATCTCAATGCGCTGATGCCGCTTGTCGCGCCGCTGATCTCGGGGCACTCGGACGTCGCCTACGGCTCGCGGCTCAACCGCAACTCGCGTGTGGTCCGGGGTCCCAAGCGCGAGTTCATCTCACGCACCTACAACCTGATCCTGCACGCTTCGTTGCAGGTCCGGTTCTCCGATGCCCAATGCGGCTTCAAGGCCATCCGCACCGACGTCGCCCGGCAATTGCTCCCGCTGGTGGAGGACAAGGAGTGGTTCTTCGACACAGAGCTGCTGGTGCTCGCCGAGCGGGTGGGCCTGCGCATCCACGAGGTGCCGGTCGACTGGGTGGACGATCCGGACAGCCGGGTCGACATCGTCGACACCGTCCGCAAGGACCTGCTCGGCATCTGGAGGCTGGGACGGGCGCTCATGCTCGGCACGCTGCCACTGGAAGAGCTGCGGCACAGTCTTGGTCGTGAACCGCTCGTCGAGGGAGTACCGGCCGGTATGGTCGGGCAGCTGGTGCGATTCGGAATCATTGGCGTGGCAAGCACATTGGCCTACGCCCTGCTGTTCCTGGTGCTACATGGAGTGGCGGGAGACCAGGCGGCTAACTTCGTGGCGCTGCTCATCACCGCCGTGCTGAACACCTCGGCCAACAGGTTCTTCACCTTTGGGGTGCGGGGGCGTCGTGATGTCGCCAAGCATCAGTTCCAGGGCCTCGCCATCTTCGGCATCGGGCTGGCACTCACCAGTGGGTCGTTGGTCGCCATGCATCACCTGGTGCCGGACGCCTCCAAGCATCTGCTGCTGATCGTGCTCACCGTGGCCAATCTCGTCGCCACCCTGATTCGCTTCGTCGGACTGCGGTGGGTGTTCCGAAGCGCGAATACCCGATGA
- a CDS encoding MarR family winged helix-turn-helix transcriptional regulator, whose translation MATVGLDRQLCFALYSASRAMTAAYRPLLTELNLTYPQYLVLLVLWEEGRVTVGRLGERLRLDSGTLSPLLKRLEANGFISRERSASDERLVEVTLSPAGRRLERKAQCIPEQLGLSTGISEREAADLRDAVHKLTDALNASLRKESA comes from the coding sequence ATGGCCACCGTCGGGCTCGACCGCCAGCTCTGCTTCGCCCTGTATTCGGCGTCGCGTGCGATGACCGCGGCATATCGGCCGCTCCTGACCGAACTGAATCTGACCTATCCGCAGTACCTCGTGCTCTTGGTGCTCTGGGAAGAGGGGCGCGTCACCGTCGGCCGACTTGGCGAACGGCTACGACTTGACTCCGGGACGCTGTCCCCTCTGCTGAAGCGCTTGGAAGCCAACGGATTCATCTCGCGCGAGAGGTCCGCCTCCGACGAGCGACTGGTCGAGGTAACGCTGAGCCCGGCAGGCCGTCGCCTGGAACGCAAGGCCCAGTGCATTCCGGAACAACTCGGCCTCTCGACCGGCATCAGCGAACGAGAGGCCGCGGACCTGCGCGATGCGGTCCACAAACTGACCGATGCCCTCAACGCATCACTACGAAAGGAATCCGCATGA
- a CDS encoding organic hydroperoxide resistance protein yields the protein MNIVYTAEALATGEGRDGRGRSSDGRLDLELAIPTEMGGSGNGTNPEQLFAVGYAACFHSALRMIGRQEKADVSDSSVGARVSIGQLDNGGFGLAVELEVTLPNLDHQAAQQLTEKAHQVCPYSNATRGNIDVTLTVTDD from the coding sequence ATGAACATCGTCTACACCGCCGAGGCCCTGGCCACCGGGGAAGGGCGCGACGGCAGGGGCCGCTCGTCCGACGGCAGACTCGATCTTGAGCTGGCCATTCCGACGGAAATGGGCGGTAGCGGCAACGGCACCAACCCCGAGCAGCTTTTCGCGGTGGGCTATGCCGCGTGCTTCCACTCGGCCCTGCGGATGATCGGCCGCCAAGAGAAGGCCGACGTCTCGGATTCCTCGGTCGGAGCGCGGGTCTCCATTGGCCAGCTCGACAACGGCGGCTTCGGCCTGGCGGTCGAACTCGAAGTCACCCTGCCCAACCTCGACCATCAGGCCGCGCAACAACTGACCGAGAAGGCCCACCAGGTGTGCCCCTACTCCAATGCAACCCGCGGCAACATCGACGTCACACTCACGGTGACCGATGACTGA
- the serC gene encoding phosphoserine transaminase, whose amino-acid sequence MAELTIPADLLPADGRFGCGPSKVRPEQLQSLVTAGASLFGTSHRQAPVKNLVGRVREGLKELFKAPDGYEVILGNGGSTLFWDAAAFGLIREKSLHLTFGEFSAKFASCVAKNPFVGDPIKVVADAGSAPAPVSDPSADVIAWAHNETSTGVMVPVQRPAGSENALVLIDATSGAGGLPVDLAEVDAYYFAPQKNFAGDGGLWLSLMSPAALERVEEIGGSGRWVPDILSLPIAVENSLKNQTYNTPAIGTLLLLADQIDWLLAGGGLDWATKRTADSASRLYSWAEATSYTTPFVADPAQRSQVVGTIDFNDDVDAAAVAQVLRANGVVDTEPYRKLGRNQLRVAMFAAIDPEDISKLTQCIDWVVERL is encoded by the coding sequence GTGGCTGAATTGACCATCCCCGCTGACCTGCTGCCCGCCGACGGACGCTTCGGCTGCGGCCCCTCCAAGGTGCGCCCCGAACAGCTGCAATCGCTCGTGACGGCCGGCGCCTCCCTCTTCGGTACCTCGCACCGGCAAGCACCCGTCAAGAACCTGGTGGGCCGCGTCCGCGAGGGCCTCAAGGAGCTGTTCAAGGCACCCGACGGTTACGAGGTGATCCTCGGCAACGGCGGCTCGACCCTGTTCTGGGACGCGGCAGCGTTCGGCCTGATCCGCGAGAAGTCACTGCATCTGACCTTCGGCGAGTTCAGCGCCAAGTTCGCCTCCTGCGTGGCCAAGAACCCGTTCGTCGGTGACCCGATCAAGGTGGTCGCGGACGCGGGCAGCGCGCCCGCTCCCGTCTCGGATCCATCGGCCGACGTGATCGCCTGGGCCCATAACGAGACCTCGACAGGAGTCATGGTTCCGGTGCAGCGGCCCGCCGGTTCCGAGAATGCACTGGTGCTCATCGACGCCACCTCTGGCGCCGGTGGCCTGCCGGTGGATCTGGCCGAAGTCGACGCCTACTACTTCGCGCCGCAGAAGAATTTCGCCGGCGACGGCGGGCTGTGGTTGTCGCTGATGAGCCCGGCCGCTCTGGAGCGGGTGGAGGAGATCGGCGGCAGCGGACGGTGGGTGCCGGACATCCTGTCGCTGCCGATCGCGGTGGAGAACAGCCTCAAGAACCAGACCTACAACACCCCCGCCATCGGGACGCTGCTTCTTCTGGCCGATCAGATCGATTGGCTGCTGGCGGGCGGTGGTCTGGACTGGGCCACCAAGCGGACCGCCGATTCGGCATCGCGGCTGTACTCCTGGGCCGAGGCCACGTCGTACACCACGCCGTTCGTGGCGGACCCGGCGCAGCGCTCGCAGGTGGTGGGCACCATCGACTTCAACGACGACGTGGACGCGGCCGCCGTGGCCCAGGTGCTGCGGGCCAATGGCGTCGTGGACACCGAGCCGTACCGCAAGCTCGGCCGCAACCAGCTGCGGGTGGCCATGTTCGCCGCCATCGACCCCGAGGACATCTCGAAGCTGACGCAGTGCATCGACTGGGTTGTCGAACGCCTCTGA